The Zobellia alginiliquefaciens genome contains a region encoding:
- the cysS gene encoding cysteine--tRNA ligase yields the protein MQLYQNQKLKIYNSLSGKKETFKPLNEGHIGMYVCGPTVYSNVHLGNCRTFMSFDMIFRYLKHLGYKVRYVRNITDAGHLVDDAEDGEDKIAKKARLEKLEPMEVVQRYTIDFHNILEQFNFLPPSIEPTATGHIIEQIEIIKNILDKGFAYEVNGSVYFDVSKFNDHNEYGQLSGRKLEDMIANTRELAAQDDKKSPQDFALWKKAEPQHIMRWPSPWGDGFPGWHLECTAMSTKYLGETFDIHGGGMDLKFPHHECEIAQAEACYGHSPVNYWMHANMLTMNGKKMAKSTGNNILPGEIFTGENDILSKAFSPSVVRFFMMQAHYTSILDLSNDALLASEKGFGRLMDSLLVLKGLDTGSTSNFNVEAWKQQCYDAMNDDFNTPILIANLFEAVKHINLIKEGKESITATDKELLIQTLNGFIFDILGLEQKGGSTEDAGKLSGVVELLIQLRKEARENKDFATSDKIRDQLAELGIQLKDGKEGTTFSI from the coding sequence CATGTATGTTTGCGGTCCTACGGTGTACAGCAATGTGCATTTGGGCAATTGCCGTACTTTTATGTCTTTTGATATGATCTTTAGGTATCTCAAACATTTGGGATACAAAGTACGCTATGTCCGCAACATTACGGATGCCGGACATTTGGTTGATGATGCGGAAGACGGTGAAGACAAGATTGCTAAAAAAGCTAGACTGGAAAAATTGGAACCTATGGAAGTGGTACAGCGCTACACCATAGACTTTCATAACATCTTAGAACAGTTTAATTTTTTACCCCCAAGTATAGAACCTACTGCTACTGGGCATATTATTGAGCAAATAGAGATTATAAAAAACATTCTTGACAAAGGCTTTGCCTATGAGGTAAACGGTTCTGTATATTTTGATGTTTCCAAGTTCAATGACCATAATGAATACGGCCAATTGAGTGGAAGAAAGTTAGAAGATATGATTGCTAACACCCGCGAACTTGCCGCTCAAGACGACAAAAAAAGTCCACAAGATTTTGCGCTTTGGAAAAAAGCCGAGCCACAGCATATTATGCGTTGGCCCTCTCCTTGGGGAGATGGTTTTCCTGGATGGCACCTTGAGTGTACTGCCATGAGCACCAAATATTTAGGTGAAACTTTTGATATTCACGGTGGTGGAATGGACCTGAAATTCCCACATCACGAATGTGAAATAGCCCAGGCCGAAGCATGCTACGGCCATTCACCTGTGAACTATTGGATGCATGCCAATATGTTGACCATGAACGGTAAAAAAATGGCTAAATCTACTGGGAACAATATACTTCCTGGGGAGATTTTTACCGGTGAGAACGATATTCTTAGTAAGGCCTTTTCTCCGTCCGTAGTTCGCTTTTTCATGATGCAGGCACACTATACCAGTATTCTAGATTTAAGCAATGATGCGTTGTTGGCGTCCGAAAAAGGATTTGGTCGTTTAATGGACTCTCTTTTGGTTTTAAAAGGATTAGATACCGGTTCTACCAGCAATTTTAATGTTGAAGCATGGAAACAACAGTGCTATGACGCCATGAACGACGATTTTAATACTCCTATTTTAATTGCCAATCTTTTTGAAGCCGTCAAACATATCAATCTAATTAAAGAAGGAAAAGAGAGTATTACCGCTACGGATAAAGAACTACTTATACAGACTTTGAACGGGTTTATCTTTGATATTTTAGGGTTAGAACAAAAAGGAGGTTCTACTGAAGATGCAGGTAAACTTTCAGGTGTTGTAGAACTATTGATTCAATTGCGAAAAGAAGCTCGTGAGAATAAGGATTTTGCCACATCAGATAAAATACGTGACCAGTTAGCAGAACTTGGCATTCAGTTGAAAGATGGCAAAGAAGGCACCACCTTTAGCATCTAA
- a CDS encoding DUF192 domain-containing protein — MKYLKNYLYLTIAMFLFNGCKEESKKVIKAEPVVFKKEGELSIFKKETDSVIGSFDIEIADSEYETQTGLMYRKSMKVDRGMLFVFPEVAGHSFYMKNTEFPLDLIFIKEDMTIANYHENAQPMNESSLPSQGAVQYVLELNAGLVQKLGIQTGDSIAYKKM, encoded by the coding sequence ATGAAATACTTAAAAAATTATTTGTATTTGACCATTGCCATGTTTCTGTTCAATGGATGTAAAGAAGAATCAAAAAAAGTAATTAAAGCAGAACCTGTGGTCTTTAAAAAAGAAGGAGAACTGTCCATCTTTAAAAAAGAAACCGATAGCGTTATTGGTTCTTTTGATATAGAAATTGCAGATAGCGAATATGAAACCCAAACTGGTCTGATGTACAGGAAGAGCATGAAGGTGGACCGAGGTATGTTATTTGTTTTTCCTGAAGTTGCAGGGCATTCATTTTATATGAAGAATACGGAGTTCCCCTTAGACCTTATTTTCATTAAGGAAGATATGACCATTGCCAATTATCACGAAAATGCACAACCCATGAACGAGTCTAGCCTACCTTCACAAGGTGCCGTTCAATATGTTCTAGAATTGAATGCTGGTCTGGTTCAAAAATTAGGTATCCAAACAGGAGACAGTATAGCTTACAAAAAAATGTAA
- the lgt gene encoding prolipoprotein diacylglyceryl transferase, giving the protein MYFLGIIWNPNETLFSLGPLQIKYYNLLWITSFALGWYIMKRIFTNENKTVEQLDSLFIHTVLATMLGARLGHVFFYDWPYYKNHLLEILLPIRESASGQLFGFINGYEFTGFTGLASHGAIIGVLIGTYLYQKKYPDMKTLWLLDRMVIPFAIGAFCVRLGNFFNSEINGKITDESFIFATKFIRDSDDMHPSQALAITQEKTLSVAYDALENNPQFADQLAQIPFRHPAQLYEGVAYIFVFVLLYYLYWNTDKRNNSGYLFGLFLVLLWTIRFFVEFVKKSQGGFEESLGLLSTGQWLSIPFILIGLYFMFRPKVAKS; this is encoded by the coding sequence ATGTACTTTTTAGGTATTATCTGGAATCCGAATGAAACCCTTTTTTCTCTCGGTCCGTTACAGATCAAATATTACAACTTACTTTGGATTACGTCTTTTGCTCTAGGTTGGTATATCATGAAACGTATTTTCACCAATGAAAATAAAACTGTAGAGCAATTAGATTCGCTTTTTATCCATACAGTTCTGGCTACAATGTTAGGTGCACGGTTGGGGCATGTTTTCTTTTATGACTGGCCATATTACAAAAATCACCTGCTAGAGATATTGCTGCCTATTCGAGAGAGTGCGTCAGGGCAACTCTTTGGTTTTATTAACGGCTACGAATTTACCGGCTTTACCGGTCTTGCCAGTCATGGCGCCATTATTGGGGTACTGATAGGCACGTATCTATACCAAAAGAAGTATCCAGATATGAAAACCCTTTGGCTACTGGACCGTATGGTAATTCCGTTTGCAATTGGAGCATTTTGTGTGCGATTGGGCAACTTTTTCAATTCTGAAATTAACGGAAAAATCACTGACGAATCTTTTATTTTCGCCACAAAATTCATTCGTGATTCAGACGATATGCATCCGTCACAAGCATTAGCCATTACTCAAGAAAAGACTTTAAGTGTGGCGTATGATGCTTTAGAAAACAATCCTCAGTTTGCCGATCAGTTGGCTCAGATTCCTTTTCGCCATCCAGCACAATTGTATGAAGGGGTCGCTTACATCTTTGTATTTGTTCTCCTTTACTACCTCTACTGGAATACGGATAAACGAAACAACTCAGGCTACCTTTTTGGTCTGTTCCTTGTATTGCTTTGGACCATACGTTTCTTCGTAGAATTTGTAAAGAAAAGTCAAGGTGGTTTCGAAGAAAGTCTTGGACTGCTTTCAACCGGACAGTGGTTAAGTATTCCGTTCATTCTAATTGGTCTTTATTTCATGTTTAGGCCAAAAGTTGCAAAATCATAA
- the yidD gene encoding membrane protein insertion efficiency factor YidD, which yields MIAPFVFLVRFYQLAISPYTPATCRYSPTCSQYTLEALKKHGLFKGGWLAIKRIFSCNPWGGKGYDPVP from the coding sequence ATGATAGCTCCTTTCGTATTTTTAGTTAGGTTTTATCAACTCGCCATCTCTCCTTATACACCTGCAACGTGCCGCTACTCCCCTACTTGCTCACAATACACCTTAGAAGCTTTAAAAAAACATGGCCTATTTAAAGGAGGTTGGTTAGCTATTAAACGTATATTTAGCTGTAATCCATGGGGAGGGAAAGGTTACGACCCAGTACCTTAA
- a CDS encoding GNAT family N-acetyltransferase: MDLLLEGENTERLVFRKVLPSDFDTWLPFHEDKRSSEFWKGLPSDPKIACRQQFDHIFERYENGLGGMNALILKSTGDLIGLCGLLKQNVDNIEELEIGYSILPKYWKQGYASEAAKKCRMHARNNRLAPSLISIIHIDNIPSQRVAMNNGMHLEKITTYHNNPVYIFRVQL, translated from the coding sequence ATGGATTTGCTTTTGGAGGGAGAAAACACCGAACGATTGGTATTCCGAAAAGTACTCCCCTCTGATTTTGATACATGGCTGCCCTTTCATGAAGATAAACGGTCTTCAGAATTCTGGAAAGGATTACCGAGCGACCCAAAAATTGCTTGTCGGCAACAGTTTGATCACATATTTGAACGGTATGAAAACGGCTTGGGTGGTATGAATGCCCTAATTTTAAAATCAACTGGAGACTTAATTGGCTTATGCGGACTTCTTAAGCAAAATGTAGATAACATAGAAGAACTAGAAATAGGCTATTCCATCCTACCAAAATATTGGAAACAAGGTTATGCCTCCGAAGCTGCTAAAAAATGTAGAATGCACGCACGAAACAATCGTTTAGCTCCTTCCTTAATTTCCATAATCCACATAGACAACATCCCTTCTCAAAGAGTAGCTATGAATAATGGCATGCATTTAGAGAAAATTACAACCTATCATAACAATCCCGTATATATTTTTAGAGTGCAATTATGA
- a CDS encoding DUF779 domain-containing protein produces the protein MKTQRVLVTEEAKKVIESLKKTHGELMFHQSGGCCDGSSPMCFSKGELILNETDIWLGNIADCDFYMSQDQFEYWKHTQLTIDVTKGRGASFSLEIPLGVRFVIKSRLFSEKEALELEPVHHA, from the coding sequence ATGAAAACACAAAGAGTTCTAGTTACGGAGGAAGCAAAAAAGGTTATTGAAAGCCTTAAGAAAACGCATGGTGAACTTATGTTTCACCAAAGTGGTGGTTGCTGTGATGGCTCTTCGCCCATGTGTTTCAGCAAAGGTGAACTTATTCTGAACGAAACCGATATTTGGCTTGGCAATATTGCCGATTGTGATTTTTACATGTCTCAAGACCAGTTTGAATATTGGAAACACACCCAGTTAACGATTGATGTGACCAAAGGAAGAGGTGCCAGTTTTTCTTTGGAAATTCCATTAGGAGTTCGGTTTGTGATAAAGTCAAGGTTGTTTTCTGAAAAGGAAGCCCTAGAATTAGAGCCGGTCCATCACGCATAA
- a CDS encoding AraC family transcriptional regulator has translation MVELSDKFLSNRKLETLVENQTSYTLNNAALHVFETHQQAERVLLKFDQPVLASMIEGKKIMHLRNYESFSFLPGESLVLPSNETMCIDFPEAMRKNPTRCLALAISEDKIDKVLQLMNETMPKHNGKEWDLMDYNFHFVNDAGIYQILKRLLFLFTENHPSKDFFVDNMLRELIIRILQTNERKIYSNSTLKLHENSRLAGVVRYIREHLHQNLSVEELSKKAYLSPSHFYRVFKTELGISPIEFINNERIKLAAGLLQDPNRSIKNVYMECGFESRSYFNRVFKAHQHISPGDYQAKTTNTII, from the coding sequence ATGGTTGAATTATCGGATAAATTTCTATCAAATAGGAAGTTGGAAACGTTGGTCGAAAACCAAACCTCGTATACTTTGAATAATGCTGCATTGCATGTTTTTGAAACACATCAACAGGCGGAACGGGTGCTATTAAAATTTGACCAACCTGTTTTGGCAAGTATGATAGAAGGAAAGAAAATAATGCATCTAAGAAACTATGAGTCTTTTAGTTTTCTGCCCGGAGAATCTTTGGTGCTTCCTTCTAATGAAACTATGTGTATTGATTTTCCGGAAGCTATGCGCAAAAATCCTACCCGTTGTTTGGCGCTCGCTATTTCTGAGGATAAAATAGACAAGGTGCTACAGCTTATGAATGAGACCATGCCAAAACATAATGGTAAGGAATGGGACTTAATGGATTATAATTTTCATTTTGTCAATGACGCGGGTATCTATCAAATTTTAAAGCGCCTGCTATTTCTGTTTACGGAAAATCATCCGTCTAAAGATTTTTTTGTGGATAATATGCTGCGTGAATTAATTATAAGAATCCTGCAGACGAATGAGCGGAAAATTTATTCAAACTCGACTTTAAAACTCCATGAAAATAGTAGGTTGGCCGGGGTGGTCCGATATATTAGAGAGCACCTTCATCAAAATTTAAGTGTAGAAGAGCTGAGCAAAAAGGCTTATTTAAGTCCCTCTCATTTTTACAGGGTTTTTAAAACCGAACTTGGTATTTCGCCTATAGAGTTTATCAATAATGAGCGAATTAAATTAGCGGCAGGGCTATTGCAGGATCCGAACCGAAGTATTAAAAACGTTTATATGGAGTGTGGTTTTGAGAGCCGGTCCTACTTTAATAGAGTGTTTAAGGCACATCAACATATTTCGCCCGGTGATTACCAGGCGAAAACAACGAATACCATTATTTAA
- a CDS encoding aldehyde dehydrogenase family protein, whose translation MSTQTVEQDVLQKPKFKSQYENYIGGKWTAPMKGEYFDNLSPVDGNVFTKIARSTSEDIELAIDAAWIAASEWNRSSATTRSNMLLKIADVMERNLETLARAETWDNGKAIRETTAADIPLAIDHFRYFAGVIRAEEGSVSELDSNTVALNVTEPLGVVAQIIPWNFPILMATWKLAPALAAGNCVVLKPAEQTPVGILVLMELIEGILPAGVLNVVNGFGAEAGKPLASSPRINKVAFTGETTTGQLIMQYASKNITPVTLELGGKSPNIFFESIIDADDDFFDKCLEGAVMFALNQGEVCTCPSRMLVQESIYDRFMERVIERTKAIKLGHPLDPTTMMGAQASNDQYEKILNYINIGKEEGCEVLTGGEAAYNESLEGGYYIQPTILKGNNKMRVFQEEIFGPVVCVTTFKDEAEAIEIANDTLYGLGAGVWTRDTHQAYQISRAVQAGRVWVNCYHLYPAHAPFGGYKKSGIGRENHKMMLAHYRQTKNMLISYDKKAMGFF comes from the coding sequence ATGAGCACACAAACAGTTGAACAAGACGTATTACAAAAACCAAAGTTCAAAAGTCAATATGAAAATTATATTGGCGGAAAATGGACAGCCCCTATGAAAGGTGAGTATTTTGACAACCTTTCTCCTGTAGACGGAAACGTATTCACTAAAATAGCCCGTTCCACATCAGAGGATATAGAACTTGCCATTGATGCCGCATGGATCGCCGCTTCCGAATGGAACAGATCGTCAGCAACCACTAGAAGCAATATGCTATTAAAAATTGCCGACGTTATGGAACGTAATCTGGAGACCTTGGCAAGAGCCGAAACTTGGGACAACGGTAAAGCCATTAGAGAAACCACTGCTGCAGATATACCTCTGGCCATAGACCATTTTAGATATTTTGCCGGTGTCATCAGAGCGGAAGAAGGCTCCGTCAGCGAATTAGATTCAAACACCGTTGCGTTAAACGTTACCGAACCACTTGGGGTAGTAGCACAAATCATTCCTTGGAATTTCCCAATTCTTATGGCCACTTGGAAATTGGCACCCGCATTGGCAGCAGGAAACTGTGTCGTATTAAAACCCGCAGAGCAAACCCCGGTAGGCATTCTGGTTCTTATGGAACTAATTGAAGGTATTTTACCGGCAGGCGTATTAAACGTTGTAAACGGTTTTGGCGCGGAAGCAGGCAAACCTTTAGCCTCAAGCCCAAGAATAAATAAAGTAGCTTTTACGGGTGAAACAACAACAGGACAGTTAATCATGCAATATGCATCTAAAAACATTACTCCCGTCACATTAGAGCTAGGTGGAAAATCACCGAATATCTTCTTTGAAAGCATTATTGATGCCGATGATGATTTCTTTGACAAATGCCTGGAAGGAGCCGTAATGTTCGCACTTAACCAAGGAGAAGTTTGCACTTGCCCATCAAGAATGTTAGTTCAGGAAAGCATCTATGACCGCTTTATGGAAAGAGTTATAGAACGTACCAAGGCCATAAAATTAGGTCACCCGTTAGATCCAACAACAATGATGGGTGCACAGGCTTCAAACGACCAATATGAAAAAATTCTCAATTACATTAATATCGGCAAAGAGGAAGGGTGCGAAGTACTGACTGGTGGAGAGGCGGCCTACAACGAAAGTCTTGAAGGTGGTTATTATATACAGCCTACGATTCTTAAAGGAAACAACAAGATGAGGGTATTTCAAGAAGAAATATTTGGTCCCGTAGTTTGCGTTACCACTTTTAAAGACGAAGCCGAAGCCATAGAAATCGCCAATGACACCCTTTACGGACTAGGTGCCGGGGTTTGGACCAGGGATACACACCAGGCCTACCAAATTTCCAGAGCGGTCCAAGCGGGTAGGGTCTGGGTAAACTGTTACCACTTGTATCCTGCTCACGCTCCTTTTGGAGGATACAAAAAATCAGGTATTGGCAGAGAAAACCATAAGATGATGTTAGCACACTACAGACAAACTAAAAATATGCTGATTTCATACGATAAAAAGGCCATGGGTTTCTTTTAA